A window of the Dissulfurirhabdus thermomarina genome harbors these coding sequences:
- a CDS encoding VOC family protein, giving the protein MPTPPVTVRYTGINHVAMATRDMDATIRFWRDLLGMRLIAGMGRPGQRQYFLAVSGRDMVTFFEWDGVEPLPEKDHGYPVRGPFGFDHVSFGVESAEDLCRLKARIDAAGFWVSEIIDHGFLHSIYAFDPNGIPIEFSWEVPEVDLRRAPALKDRRPGTVALEGPDPVPGHWPEPGKPPPDDCFAYPGDGADEFGPGTPPAGSRRG; this is encoded by the coding sequence ATGCCGACCCCTCCCGTCACCGTCCGCTACACCGGCATCAACCACGTGGCCATGGCCACCCGCGACATGGACGCCACGATCCGCTTCTGGCGGGATCTGTTGGGCATGCGCCTCATCGCCGGCATGGGCCGCCCCGGCCAGCGGCAGTATTTCCTGGCCGTCTCCGGCCGGGACATGGTGACCTTCTTCGAGTGGGACGGCGTGGAGCCCCTCCCCGAGAAGGACCACGGGTATCCCGTCCGGGGCCCCTTCGGCTTCGATCATGTCTCCTTCGGCGTGGAATCCGCCGAGGATCTCTGCCGGCTCAAGGCCCGAATCGACGCCGCGGGCTTCTGGGTCTCGGAGATCATCGACCACGGCTTCCTCCACTCCATCTACGCCTTCGACCCCAACGGGATCCCCATCGAGTTCTCCTGGGAGGTCCCCGAGGTGGACCTGCGCCGTGCCCCGGCCCTGAAGGACCGCAGGCCCGGGACCGTGGCCCTCGAGGGCCCCGACCCCGTTCCCGGCCATTGGCCCGAGCCGGGGAAGCCTCCACCCGACGACTGCTTCGCCTACCCCGGCGACGGCGCGGACGAGTTCGGCCCCGGCACCCCGCCGGCAGGGTCCCGCCGCGGGTGA
- the dsrM gene encoding sulfate reduction electron transfer complex DsrMKJOP subunit DsrM has product MTALYSLLAVLVLALVAYLGAEAGLHTLFGVVIPYAAFLLFVGGFIWRVVRWGKSPVPFRIPTTCGQEKSLPWIKQNKFDNPSTTGGVIVRMLLEAFLFRSLFRNTKARLQDGNLVYRWTRWLWLFGLMFHVSFLVIFVRHFRLLTQPVPGFVQFLDALDGMFQIGAPQLYITDVLILTGLTFLLLRRFFIPQVRYISLANDYFPLFLLLGVAVTGVLMRYFSRVDVVGIKELAVGLASLHPTVPQGLQSLFFVHLFLVSVLVAYFPFSKLMHMGGVFLSPTRNLANNSRMKRHINPWNYPVKVHSYEAYEDEFRELMKQAGIPVEKE; this is encoded by the coding sequence ATGACGGCATTGTATTCCCTTCTGGCAGTCCTGGTGCTCGCACTGGTCGCCTACCTGGGGGCAGAGGCCGGCCTGCACACCCTCTTCGGGGTGGTGATCCCCTACGCAGCCTTCCTGCTGTTCGTGGGCGGCTTCATCTGGCGGGTGGTTCGGTGGGGCAAGTCCCCGGTGCCCTTCCGGATCCCGACCACCTGCGGGCAGGAGAAGTCCCTGCCCTGGATCAAGCAGAACAAGTTCGACAACCCGAGCACTACGGGCGGGGTGATCGTCCGGATGCTCCTCGAGGCCTTCCTGTTCCGGTCCCTTTTCCGGAACACCAAGGCGCGGCTCCAGGACGGGAACCTGGTCTACCGCTGGACGCGGTGGCTGTGGCTCTTCGGCCTCATGTTCCACGTCTCCTTCCTGGTGATCTTCGTCCGCCACTTCCGGCTGCTCACCCAGCCGGTCCCGGGCTTCGTCCAGTTTCTCGACGCCCTGGACGGCATGTTCCAGATCGGGGCGCCCCAGCTCTACATCACCGACGTCCTCATCTTGACGGGGCTCACCTTCCTGCTTCTTCGCCGGTTCTTCATCCCGCAGGTCCGCTACATCTCCCTGGCCAACGACTACTTCCCCCTCTTCCTCCTGCTGGGGGTGGCTGTGACGGGCGTCCTCATGCGCTACTTCAGCCGGGTGGACGTGGTCGGCATCAAGGAGCTGGCGGTGGGGCTGGCGAGCCTCCATCCCACGGTGCCGCAGGGGCTCCAGTCCCTCTTCTTCGTGCATCTGTTCCTGGTGAGCGTGCTGGTGGCCTACTTCCCCTTCAGCAAGCTCATGCACATGGGCGGCGTCTTCCTGAGCCCCACCCGGAACCTCGCCAACAACAGCCGCATGAAGCGGCACATCAACCCGTGGAACTACCCGGTCAAGGTCCACAGCTACGAGGCCTACGAGGACGAGTTCCGTGAACTCATGAAGCAGGCCGGAATTCCGGTGGAGAAGGAATAA
- the dsrP gene encoding sulfate reduction electron transfer complex DsrMKJOP subunit DsrP, translated as MLERALKGSPKYWTWIAFLLVIIGAGFVCYLYQLEHGLGITGMSRDISWGVYIAQFTFLVGVAASAVMLVIPKYLHDYKTFGPVVILGEFLAIAAVTMCLLFIIVDIGQPARVFNVLLHPTPNSILFWDMIVLNGYLFINILVGWTTLGAERNDVPPPAWIKPFVYLSIPWAVSIHTVTAFLYAGLPGRHMWLTAIMAPRFLASAFASGPSLLILLCLLVRRLTKFDPGKEAIQTLSKIVVYAMITNMFFLAMEFFTAYYSGIPGHHHSLDYLFFGLDGKGELVPWMWTAVILGLAGILILLIPPLRRNERILAVAAACIFASTWTDKGVGLVIGGFIPNPFEEVIEYHPTAREITIALAIWAIGALILTALYKIAISIKEEKALG; from the coding sequence ATGCTTGAACGAGCCTTGAAAGGGAGTCCCAAGTACTGGACCTGGATCGCCTTCCTGCTGGTGATCATCGGCGCCGGGTTCGTCTGTTACCTCTACCAGTTGGAGCACGGCCTGGGCATCACCGGCATGAGCCGCGACATCTCCTGGGGGGTCTACATCGCCCAGTTCACCTTCCTGGTCGGGGTGGCGGCCTCGGCGGTCATGCTGGTCATTCCGAAGTATCTCCACGACTACAAGACGTTCGGCCCCGTGGTGATCCTCGGCGAGTTTCTCGCCATCGCGGCGGTCACCATGTGCCTGCTCTTCATCATCGTGGACATCGGCCAGCCCGCCCGGGTGTTCAACGTCCTGCTGCATCCTACGCCGAACTCCATCCTCTTCTGGGACATGATCGTCCTGAACGGGTACCTCTTCATCAACATCCTGGTGGGGTGGACGACTCTCGGCGCGGAGCGCAACGACGTGCCGCCCCCGGCCTGGATCAAGCCCTTCGTCTATCTCTCCATCCCGTGGGCCGTCAGCATCCACACGGTGACGGCCTTCCTGTACGCGGGCCTTCCGGGGCGGCACATGTGGCTGACCGCCATCATGGCCCCGCGGTTCTTGGCCTCGGCCTTCGCCTCCGGGCCCTCGCTCCTGATCCTCCTCTGCCTCCTGGTGCGCAGGCTCACCAAGTTCGACCCCGGCAAGGAGGCCATCCAGACCCTTTCGAAGATCGTGGTCTACGCCATGATCACCAACATGTTCTTCCTGGCCATGGAGTTCTTCACCGCTTACTACAGCGGGATCCCCGGGCATCACCACTCCCTCGACTACCTCTTCTTCGGCCTCGACGGCAAGGGCGAGCTGGTGCCCTGGATGTGGACCGCGGTGATCCTGGGCTTGGCTGGGATCCTGATCCTGCTCATCCCGCCGCTCCGGCGCAACGAGCGGATCCTGGCGGTGGCCGCGGCCTGTATCTTCGCGTCCACATGGACTGACAAGGGGGTCGGCCTCGTGATCGGCGGTTTCATCCCGAATCCCTTCGAGGAGGTCATCGAGTACCACCCCACCGCGAGGGAGATCACCATCGCTCTGGCCATCTGGGCCATCGGGGCCCTGATCCTCACGGCCCTCTACAAGATCGCCATCTCCATCAAGGAGGAGAAGGCCCTGGGCTAG
- a CDS encoding RsbRD N-terminal domain-containing protein, which translates to MSLVQLLSQKKAGLLREWVSRVLETYPDEAARFLKGQKDPFANPVRHIVVESLEGLYDGLLGERGDDDVRTALDRIVRTRAVQDFTPSQATGFVFLLKAVVREGLSRAESEALAGELREFEDRLDGLALLAFDIYMSCRERLFELKVKEIRSGTAALLGRAKCPSAVFREREGGESPH; encoded by the coding sequence GTGAGCCTCGTTCAGCTCTTGAGCCAGAAGAAGGCCGGGCTGCTCAGGGAGTGGGTCTCCAGGGTCCTGGAGACGTATCCCGACGAGGCCGCGCGGTTTCTCAAGGGCCAGAAGGATCCCTTCGCCAACCCGGTCCGCCACATCGTCGTGGAGTCGCTGGAAGGCCTCTACGACGGGCTGCTCGGCGAGCGCGGCGACGACGACGTCCGCACGGCCCTCGACCGCATCGTCCGCACCCGGGCGGTCCAGGATTTCACCCCGTCGCAGGCGACGGGGTTTGTCTTTCTCCTGAAGGCGGTGGTTCGCGAAGGTCTCTCGCGGGCGGAGTCCGAGGCCCTGGCGGGGGAACTCCGCGAGTTCGAAGACCGCCTGGACGGCCTGGCCCTCCTGGCCTTCGACATCTACATGTCCTGCCGCGAGCGCCTCTTCGAGCTGAAGGTGAAGGAGATCCGCAGCGGCACGGCGGCCTTGCTGGGGCGGGCCAAGTGCCCCTCGGCCGTGTTCAGGGAACGAGAGGGAGGGGAGAGCCCGCATTGA
- the dsrK gene encoding sulfate reduction electron transfer complex DsrMKJOP subunit DsrK, whose translation MAKTPTPKEILRIDHRPPKTGWMDTPVRFKPGTWCYPGSKDALEYLGYPNIRDWMPTDEDWKLPENWKEIILEGMADRLDKYRSFKVFMDICVRCGACADKCHFFLGSGDPKNMPVLRAELLRSIYRREFTKAGKLLGRLAGARELTTDVIKEWFYYFYQCTECRRCSVFCPYGIDTAEITMMARELLHLLGININWIMTPVANCTRTGNHMGLQPHTFKENIEYLCDDIEEYTGIRITPSFNRKGAEVLFVTPSADVFAEPGIYTCMGYLLLFEHIGLDYTWSTYNSEGGNFGLFTSHEQMKKLNAKIYLEAKRLGVKWILGGECGHMWRVIHQYMDTLNGPADFLEVPVSPVTGTTFENAASTKMVHISEFTADLIKHGKLRLDPSRNAGIVATFHDSCNPSRAMGLLEEPRYILKNVVPEFHEMPENTIREQTFCCGSGTGLNTDEFMEMRMRGGLPRANAVRYVHDKYGVNRLACVCAIDRATLSTLMDYWVPEVTVSGVSELVGNALVMEGEKKRETNLRGEPLAGTEGESDV comes from the coding sequence ATGGCCAAGACACCTACGCCGAAAGAGATTCTGAGGATCGACCACAGGCCGCCGAAGACGGGCTGGATGGACACCCCCGTCCGTTTCAAGCCCGGCACCTGGTGCTACCCGGGTTCGAAGGACGCGCTGGAGTACCTCGGCTACCCCAACATCCGGGACTGGATGCCCACGGACGAGGACTGGAAGCTCCCCGAGAACTGGAAGGAGATCATCCTCGAGGGGATGGCCGACCGGCTCGACAAGTACCGCTCCTTCAAGGTCTTCATGGACATCTGCGTGCGGTGCGGGGCCTGCGCCGACAAGTGCCACTTCTTCCTGGGTTCCGGAGACCCGAAGAACATGCCGGTGCTCCGGGCCGAGCTCTTGCGTTCCATCTACCGGCGGGAGTTCACCAAGGCCGGAAAGCTCCTCGGCCGGCTCGCGGGGGCGCGGGAGCTCACCACCGACGTCATCAAGGAGTGGTTCTACTACTTCTACCAGTGCACGGAGTGCCGCCGGTGCTCGGTGTTCTGCCCCTACGGCATCGACACCGCCGAGATCACCATGATGGCCCGGGAGCTCCTCCACCTCCTCGGCATCAACATCAACTGGATCATGACCCCGGTGGCCAACTGCACCCGCACCGGGAACCACATGGGGCTCCAGCCCCACACCTTCAAGGAGAACATCGAGTACCTCTGCGACGACATCGAGGAATACACGGGCATCCGCATCACGCCGAGCTTCAACCGGAAGGGTGCCGAGGTCCTCTTCGTGACGCCGTCGGCCGACGTCTTCGCCGAGCCCGGCATCTACACCTGCATGGGCTACCTCCTGCTCTTCGAGCACATCGGGCTCGACTACACCTGGAGCACCTACAACTCGGAGGGCGGCAACTTCGGGCTCTTCACCTCCCACGAGCAGATGAAGAAGCTCAACGCCAAGATCTACCTCGAGGCGAAGCGGCTCGGGGTCAAGTGGATCCTGGGCGGCGAGTGCGGCCACATGTGGCGGGTGATCCACCAGTACATGGACACCCTGAACGGCCCGGCGGACTTCCTCGAGGTGCCGGTCTCGCCCGTCACGGGGACCACCTTCGAGAACGCCGCCTCCACGAAGATGGTCCACATCAGCGAGTTCACCGCGGACCTCATCAAGCACGGAAAGCTCCGCCTCGATCCGAGCCGGAACGCCGGGATCGTGGCCACCTTCCACGACTCCTGCAATCCCTCCCGGGCCATGGGCCTCCTGGAAGAACCCCGCTACATCCTGAAGAACGTGGTGCCGGAATTCCACGAGATGCCGGAGAACACCATCCGGGAGCAGACCTTCTGCTGCGGCTCGGGCACCGGCCTCAACACCGACGAGTTCATGGAGATGCGGATGCGCGGCGGGCTCCCGCGTGCCAACGCGGTGAGGTACGTCCACGACAAGTACGGGGTGAACCGCCTCGCCTGTGTCTGTGCCATCGACCGGGCGACGCTGTCCACCCTCATGGATTACTGGGTCCCCGAGGTGACCGTCAGCGGCGTCTCCGAGCTCGTCGGCAACGCCCTGGTGATGGAAGGCGAAAAGAAACGGGAGACCAACCTGCGCGGCGAACCGCTCGCCGGGACGGAGGGCGAATCCGATGTATGA
- a CDS encoding YkgJ family cysteine cluster protein yields MTRRHPGPADPPAGCRRCGACCTAGGPTLHLSDRDLVTGGHLRPEDLVTLRAGEIARDPRDGRLLHLPAEMIKVRGRAPGTWACRFYAPRHRSCRIYARRPLECRVLDCRRPAAAAGLFLQDLLSRRDLLAEAPAVLELVEAHDRAFPPKHLYAWAAAPGAAGRLAQAQETEARFRARAARRLGLSAEALDFVLGRPLDRLLEAAGILPGRQAPSPRPREA; encoded by the coding sequence TTGACGCGCCGGCACCCCGGCCCCGCCGACCCCCCGGCCGGGTGCCGCCGATGCGGGGCCTGCTGCACCGCCGGCGGCCCCACGCTGCATCTTTCCGACCGGGACCTCGTCACCGGGGGCCACCTGCGCCCCGAGGACCTCGTGACCCTCCGGGCCGGGGAGATCGCCCGGGACCCCCGGGACGGGCGCCTGCTCCACCTCCCCGCCGAGATGATCAAGGTCCGGGGCCGGGCGCCCGGCACCTGGGCCTGCAGGTTCTATGCGCCCCGGCACCGCTCCTGCCGCATCTACGCCCGGCGGCCCCTGGAGTGCCGGGTACTGGACTGCCGCCGGCCCGCGGCGGCGGCCGGCCTCTTCCTCCAGGACCTCCTCTCCCGCCGGGATCTCCTCGCGGAGGCACCCGCCGTCCTCGAGCTCGTCGAGGCCCACGACCGGGCCTTCCCACCGAAACACCTCTACGCCTGGGCCGCCGCCCCCGGCGCCGCCGGGCGGCTCGCCCAGGCCCAGGAAACCGAGGCGCGCTTCCGCGCACGGGCCGCCCGGCGCCTCGGCCTCTCCGCCGAGGCGCTGGACTTCGTCCTCGGCCGGCCCCTGGACCGGCTCCTCGAAGCGGCCGGCATCCTCCCCGGCCGCCAGGCCCCGTCCCCCCGCCCTCGGGAGGCCTGA
- the dsrO gene encoding sulfate reduction electron transfer complex DsrMKJOP subunit DsrO translates to MGLNRREFLKIAGVSTMLGLGGMGSIELLAPGSLEASGEFPAKGAASGIRYGMVVDMRRCAKEEGCKKCITACHTTHNVPDHGNRKDEVKWIWKEPFEAAFPGQHHEYPDVSKEHPFIVLCNHCEHPPCVRVCPTKATFKRPDGIVMMDMHRCIGCRFCMAACPFGARSFNWKDPRLGLDMNKVNPAYPTRTRGVVEKCTFCTERLAQNKLPACVEACPEKALVFGNLHDPNSEIRRALRENHTIRRKPELGTRPSVFYIV, encoded by the coding sequence ATGGGCCTCAACAGGAGAGAATTTCTCAAGATAGCTGGTGTGTCCACCATGCTGGGCCTTGGAGGCATGGGCAGCATCGAGCTGCTGGCTCCCGGTTCTCTCGAGGCATCCGGCGAGTTCCCGGCCAAGGGGGCGGCGTCGGGCATCCGCTACGGCATGGTGGTGGACATGCGGCGGTGTGCCAAGGAAGAGGGCTGCAAGAAGTGCATCACGGCCTGCCACACCACCCATAACGTCCCCGACCACGGCAACCGCAAGGACGAGGTGAAGTGGATCTGGAAGGAGCCCTTCGAGGCGGCCTTCCCCGGGCAGCACCACGAGTACCCGGACGTGTCCAAGGAGCACCCGTTCATCGTCCTCTGCAACCACTGCGAACATCCCCCGTGCGTCCGGGTCTGCCCCACCAAGGCCACCTTCAAGCGGCCCGACGGCATCGTCATGATGGACATGCACCGGTGTATCGGCTGCCGCTTCTGCATGGCCGCCTGCCCGTTTGGGGCTCGGAGCTTCAACTGGAAGGATCCGCGGCTCGGGCTCGACATGAACAAGGTCAACCCGGCCTACCCCACACGGACCCGGGGCGTGGTGGAGAAGTGCACCTTCTGCACCGAGCGGCTGGCGCAGAACAAGCTGCCCGCCTGCGTGGAGGCCTGCCCGGAGAAGGCGCTCGTCTTCGGCAACCTCCACGACCCCAACTCCGAGATCCGCAGGGCGTTACGCGAGAACCACACCATCCGGCGCAAGCCCGAGCTCGGGACCCGGCCGTCGGTCTTCTACATCGTGTGA
- the dsrJ gene encoding sulfate reduction electron transfer complex DsrMKJOP subunit DsrJ: protein MYDAGKILTGLVVFVAFVGFPIWYNHGVAAPAPKPKLPETEKQCVESKEFMRTSHMQLLNEWRDTVVREGNRVYVGTRGKKYNMSLQNTCMKCHAKKSEFCDKCHQYATVKPYCWDCHFVPKEKL from the coding sequence ATGTATGATGCGGGCAAGATCCTGACTGGACTGGTGGTTTTCGTGGCCTTCGTGGGCTTCCCCATATGGTACAACCACGGCGTGGCCGCGCCGGCGCCCAAGCCGAAGCTCCCGGAGACGGAGAAGCAGTGTGTGGAATCCAAGGAGTTCATGCGGACCAGCCACATGCAGCTCCTCAACGAGTGGCGGGACACGGTGGTCCGCGAGGGCAACCGCGTCTACGTGGGCACCAGGGGGAAGAAGTACAACATGAGCCTCCAGAACACCTGCATGAAGTGCCACGCCAAGAAGTCGGAGTTCTGCGACAAGTGTCACCAGTACGCCACGGTCAAGCCGTACTGCTGGGACTGTCACTTCGTACCGAAGGAGAAACTGTGA
- a CDS encoding DVU0298 family protein gives MGRGLASHEPRCPFCGGAFAPPREMEPRHLGDFSYGACACGAVYVCDVTGRNLGAAYSEALGLACDYDWDLAWNLLPETDYLEAQVDHYDPRGHLVHPAGRSEDGRTVRGVLFFLKLRADIAEVAQDGVRRRLRAQPPPPPPRPARRLGKREVESLVARGDHPALEAAAEADPLVLRRIQRLLYSPDPERRWGAVIALGRAAAAAARRHPSAVGDLLRQLIYAAADSAAAGWGTLEAAGEIIRHAPDPYGSFVRNLLAFLRDPPARAAVLWAVGRIGEVHPDIVKRHPYFPILDLLADPAPEIRGHAAWALGRLRAREAGGPLGRLAGDEAAFSLFDGHRLRRVSVGEVARAALRRIQHPAKTAEAHMKPEETAPLSPEDEAALAEALRLYREADIERNQGGSLDAMEKYRQALEVFERLGRAAEAANACEKLGDLHIQRGDFNGALPLYQRALAVCEKKGDPLSFYLLAEKIVDVYRHRQQMEKALPYLFRMLEIAESAGDAGRAGLCLTGIGDVYQRQDEPEKALEAYRLASRIYREMGSKKQAAILDEGIVRLERLCSGAADPGSQP, from the coding sequence ATGGGCCGCGGCCTCGCCTCCCACGAACCCCGGTGTCCCTTCTGCGGCGGCGCCTTTGCGCCGCCCCGGGAGATGGAACCCCGGCATCTGGGCGACTTCTCCTACGGCGCCTGCGCCTGCGGCGCCGTCTACGTCTGCGACGTCACCGGCCGCAACCTGGGCGCCGCCTACTCGGAGGCCCTGGGCCTCGCCTGCGACTACGACTGGGACCTCGCCTGGAACCTGCTCCCTGAGACGGACTACCTCGAGGCCCAGGTCGATCACTACGATCCCCGGGGGCACCTCGTGCATCCCGCCGGGCGCAGCGAGGACGGGCGCACCGTCCGGGGGGTCCTGTTCTTCCTCAAGCTGCGGGCGGACATCGCCGAGGTCGCCCAGGACGGGGTCCGGCGGCGGCTCCGGGCCCAGCCCCCACCGCCGCCGCCCCGACCCGCCCGCCGCCTCGGGAAACGAGAGGTGGAAAGCCTGGTGGCCCGCGGCGACCACCCGGCCCTCGAGGCGGCCGCCGAGGCGGACCCCCTGGTCCTCCGGCGCATCCAGCGGCTCCTCTACAGCCCCGACCCCGAGCGGCGCTGGGGCGCGGTGATCGCCCTCGGGCGGGCCGCGGCGGCGGCCGCCCGCCGGCACCCCTCCGCCGTGGGGGACCTCCTCCGCCAGCTCATCTACGCCGCCGCCGACTCCGCCGCCGCCGGCTGGGGCACCCTGGAGGCCGCCGGCGAGATCATCCGGCATGCCCCGGATCCCTATGGGTCCTTCGTCCGGAACCTCCTGGCCTTCCTCCGGGACCCGCCCGCCCGGGCCGCCGTTCTCTGGGCCGTGGGCCGGATCGGGGAGGTCCACCCCGACATCGTCAAACGGCACCCCTACTTCCCCATCCTCGACCTGCTCGCCGACCCGGCCCCGGAGATCCGGGGCCATGCCGCCTGGGCCCTCGGCCGGCTCCGGGCCCGGGAGGCCGGCGGCCCCCTGGGCCGCCTGGCCGGCGACGAGGCCGCCTTCTCCCTCTTCGACGGCCACCGGCTCCGCCGGGTGAGTGTCGGGGAGGTGGCCCGGGCGGCACTCCGGCGCATCCAGCATCCAGCAAAAACCGCGGAGGCACACATGAAACCGGAAGAAACCGCCCCCTTGAGCCCCGAAGACGAGGCGGCCCTCGCCGAGGCCCTCCGGCTCTACCGGGAGGCCGACATCGAGCGCAACCAGGGGGGGTCCCTCGACGCCATGGAGAAGTACCGGCAGGCCCTCGAGGTCTTCGAACGCCTCGGCCGCGCCGCCGAGGCCGCCAACGCCTGCGAAAAACTCGGCGACCTCCACATCCAGCGCGGCGACTTCAACGGCGCCCTCCCCCTGTACCAGCGGGCCCTGGCCGTGTGCGAGAAAAAGGGCGATCCCCTGAGCTTCTATCTGCTCGCCGAGAAGATCGTGGACGTCTACCGCCACCGACAGCAGATGGAAAAGGCCCTCCCCTATCTCTTCCGCATGCTCGAGATCGCCGAGTCCGCCGGCGACGCGGGCCGGGCCGGGCTCTGCCTGACCGGCATCGGCGACGTCTACCAACGCCAGGACGAGCCGGAGAAGGCCCTCGAGGCCTATCGGCTGGCGAGCCGGATCTACCGCGAGATGGGTTCCAAGAAGCAGGCCGCCATCCTCGACGAGGGCATCGTCCGCCTGGAGCGCTTGTGCTCCGGGGCCGCGGATCCCGGATCGCAACCTTGA
- a CDS encoding tetratricopeptide repeat protein, which translates to MPPRTDNPTGASTPLADLEKEARENPHSVIAHHRLALAYWKEGRLEDALAAFRKGLEIDPAGYELRINLGTVLFQLGRFEEGIRENEAALKLRPDSAEAHANIGSACIQMQEWEKAAEHFERALEIKPEMVPALTNLTTVLVELGRTEQAVAVAEKAVSLAPTFGLAHNNLAVACYYAGDTGRAREAAEKARQLGYPVHPDFLAKLSG; encoded by the coding sequence ATGCCACCGCGCACGGACAACCCGACCGGGGCCTCCACCCCCCTCGCCGACCTCGAGAAGGAAGCCCGGGAAAATCCCCACTCCGTCATCGCCCACCACCGGCTGGCGCTGGCCTACTGGAAGGAGGGCCGGCTCGAGGACGCCCTGGCCGCCTTCCGAAAGGGCCTCGAGATCGACCCCGCCGGCTACGAGCTGCGCATCAACCTCGGAACGGTCCTCTTCCAGCTCGGCCGCTTCGAGGAGGGGATACGGGAGAACGAGGCGGCGCTGAAGCTTCGCCCCGACTCCGCCGAGGCCCACGCCAACATCGGCTCCGCCTGCATCCAGATGCAGGAATGGGAGAAGGCCGCCGAGCACTTCGAGCGGGCCCTCGAGATCAAGCCCGAGATGGTACCGGCCCTCACGAACCTCACCACGGTCCTCGTGGAACTCGGCCGCACCGAGCAGGCGGTGGCCGTGGCGGAGAAGGCCGTCTCCCTCGCCCCCACCTTCGGCCTGGCCCACAACAACCTGGCCGTCGCCTGCTACTACGCCGGTGACACCGGCCGGGCCCGGGAGGCGGCCGAAAAGGCCCGGCAGCTCGGCTATCCCGTCCACCCGGACTTCCTCGCGAAGTTGTCCGGGTGA